Proteins from a genomic interval of Zingiber officinale cultivar Zhangliang chromosome 1B, Zo_v1.1, whole genome shotgun sequence:
- the LOC122038405 gene encoding uncharacterized protein LOC122038405 — protein sequence MPPRRVYQRRKTNGRAGGEREVERHAAPPSPPLPDAATRILEGMAQLLEQHTGNAHRGRQEDVYMQFRRMDPKDFAGTTDPFVAEGWIRSLEVIFRYMDMADADKVRCAIYLLKDDALLWWEGAEKGVNQNTLTWEEFKGIFYDKYFTADVRSRLKREFMSLRQGDLSVAEFVKKFDRGCHFVPLIANDATEKLRHFLDGLRPTIRRDVLLADPTEYQDAVTRAFRAEQSLKDIEWEVQRKRPPPQQQQQQNKKSYTGPQKGQGQSKFQGKMKQSPQEATAVKTEEKPLCKECNRQHYGQCLWGTYKCFKCGGDGHKAKECPKLREPVTGRAFVMHAKEAEPDTTLITGRISNAGVATYALLDSGATHSFISKAFVKRLGILPEDKGIVFRVTGPSGEQMLSTRMVKDMELRLQEQVVQADLIVLPMPEFDIILGMDWLSRNGATIDFRRRTVSIRSPRGEPFIFEATRDRQRLHLISCVSARKLMMRGCQGVLANVISIPDVVNHKVEDVEVAREFPNVFPEDVSGIPPEREVEFSIELIPGTVPISKAPYRLAPTEMKELKNQIQELVKETDVHKTAFRTRYGHYEFMVMPFGVTNAPAIFMDLMNRIFQPYLDQFIIVFIDDILIYSKSREEHSQHLRIALQILQDRKLFAKFSKCEFWLEKVAFLGHVISKDGVEVDPIKVEAVRAWPRPKNATEIRSFLGLAGYYRKFIKGFSSIAVPLTALTKKNAKFIWGDDCQDSFEQLKQALTTAPVLAMPSSQGEYVLYTDASKLGLGAVLMQHDRVIAYASRQLKVHEKNCPTHDLELAAVVFALKIWRHYLYGEKCKIFTDHKSLKYIFTQKELNMRQRRWLELVKDYDCDIHYHPAAMGTKLLFSTAFHPQTDGQSERVIQILEDLLRACVIDFQGGWESKLPLVEFTYNNSYQSSIGMAPYEALYGRRCRSPIHWDEVGEREEVGPEIVRHTADLVARIRERMKTAQSRQKSYADRNKLFILLKGG from the exons ATGCCCCCAAGACGAGTTTATCAAAGGCGTAAGACAAATGGCCGTGCTGGAGGAGAACGTGAGGTGGAGAGACATGCTGCGCCTCCCTCACCTCCACTACCAGATGCTGCTACCCGAATACTGGAAGGAATGGCTCAGCTCCTGGAACAACATACTGGTAACGCCCATAGGGGACGACAGGAGGACGTGTATATGCAGTTCAGGAGGATGGACCCTAAGGATTTTGCTGGCACTACTGACCCCTTTGTTGCTGAGGGGTGGATCCGATCCTTGGAGGTGATATTCCGATACATGGACATGGCTGACGCTGACAAAGTTCGATGTGCCATATATCTGCTGAAGGATGATGCTTTGCTATGGTGGGAGGGAGCTGAAAAGGGGGTTAATCAGAATACCCTGACCTGGGAGGAGTTCAAGGGGATCTTCTACGACAAGTATTTTACCGCTGATGTGAGATCGAGGTTGAAGAGGGAGTTTATGAGTCTTCGTCAAGGAGACTTGTCTGTTGCTGAATTTGTTAAGAAATTCGATAGAGGATGTCATTTTGTGCCCCTGATTGCTAATGATGCTACAGAAAAATTAAGGCACTTTCTGGATGGCCTCAGGCCAACTATCCGCCGGGATGTTCTTTTGGCTGATCCGACTGAATACCAAGACGCCGTCACTAGAGCCTTCAGAGCCGAGCAGTCTTTGAAAGATATCGAGTGGGAAGTGCAGAGAAAGAGGCCTCCTCcacaacagcaacagcagcagAATAAGAAGTCATATACCGGACCACAGAAAGGGCAAGGACAGTCGAAATTTCAAGGGAAAATGAAGCAATCACCGCAGGAAGCAACTGCCGTCAAGACAGAGGAAAAACCATTGTGTAAGGAGTGCAATCGCCAGCACTATGGCCAGTGCCTGTGGGGCACCTACAAGTGCTTCAAATGCGGAGGAGACGGGCACAAAGCTAAAGAATGCCCGAAATTACGAGAACCGGTGACCGGACGAGCATTTGTGATGCATGCCAAGGAAGCAGAGCCAGACACTACGCTTATCACAG GTAGGATATCCAACGCAGGTGTAGCTACATATGCTTTGCTGGATTCAGGAGCTACACACTCATTTATATCGAAGGCCTTCGTAAAGCGACTAGGAATTTTACCAGAAGACAAGGGGATTGTATTTAGAGTCACTGGACCTTCTGGTGAACAGATGTTATCTACCAGGATGGTGAAGGACATGGAGCTTAGACTGCAAGAGCAGGTGGTTCAAGCAGATCTCATTGTGTTGCCAATGCCAGAGTTCGATATTATTCTGGGAATGGATTGGTTATCACGGAATGGAGCTACGATCGACTTTCGGCGGAGGACAGTGTCCATCCGATCACCCCGCGGGGAGCCGTTTATTTTTGAGGCAACCAGAGACAGACAAAGGCTGCACCTCATTTCTTGTGTCAGTGCAAGGAAACTCATGATGAGGGGATGTCAGGGAGTTCTAGCAAATGTTATTTCCATACCTGATGTAGTCAACCATAAGGTGGAGGATGTCGAAGTTGCCCGAGAATTTCCTAACGTATTCCCTGAGGATGTCTCTGGTATTCCTCCGGAAAGAGAGGTGGAATTTTCCATTGAGCTGATACCCGGTACCGTGCCAATCTCTAAGGCACCGTATCGACTTGCTCCGACAGAAATGAAAGAACTGAAGAATCAGATTCAAGAGTT GGTAAAAGAAACGGACGTGCACAAGACGGCCTTCAGGACgcgatatggacattatgagtttatGGTAATGCcattcggagtgacaaatgccccagcaatcttcatggatctcatgaatcgcATATTTCAGCCGTACCTCGATCAGTTCATTATTGTattcatagatgacattttgatctaTTCAAAGAGCAGGGAGGAGCATAGTCAACACTTGAGAATCGCTTTGCAGATATTACAAGACCGAAAGTTGTTTGCAAAGTTCagcaagtgcgagttctggttagagaaaGTAGCATTCTTGGGCCATGTTATTTCAAAGGATGGGGTTGAAGTAGATCCTATTAAAGTTGAGGCAGTCAGAGCATGGCCAAGGCCTAAAAATGCAACCGAGATACGCAGTTTCTTGGGTTTGGCGGGCTACTATCGGAAATTCATCAAGGGTTTTTCTTCCATTGCAGTGCCCTTGACGGCCCTTACGAAGAAGAATGCTAAGTTTATATGGGGGGATGATTGTCAAGACAGTTTTGAGCAGTTGAAGCAAGCGCTTACTACAGCGCCAGTTTTAGCTATGCCATCAAGTCAGGGAGAGTATGTGTTGTATACAGATGCTTCGAAGCTAGGCTTGGGCGCGGTTTTAATGCAGCATGATCGAGTCATTGCGTATGCGTCCCGACAGTTAAAAGTACATGAAAAGAATTGTCCTACCCATGACCTTGAACTGGCAGCGGTTGTGTTTGCCCTCAAGAtctggagacattatttatatggggAGAAGTGCAAAATATTTACTGACCACAAAAGCCTAAAGTacattttcacccagaaggagctGAACATGAGACAGAGAAGATGGCTAGAGCTTGTGAAGGACTACGATTGCGATATTCACTACCACCCCG CAGCCATGGGGACTAAACTATTGTTTAGTACAGCATTTCATCCCCAAACAGATGGTCAATCGGAAAGGGTGATACAAATTTTAGAAGACTTGCTGCGAGCATGTGTGATCGATTTCCAAGGGGGTTGGGAATCAAAGCTACCGCTTGTGGAGTTCACTTATAACAACAGTTATCAGTCATCTATaggcatggctccttatgaggcactttATGGAAGGAGGTGCAGATCCCCCATCCATTGGGATGAAGTGGGAGAGAGGGAAGAGGTGGGACCAGAAATCGTGAGGCATACAGCAGACCTAGTAGCCAGGATTAGAGAGAGAATGAAGACTGCCCAAAGTCGGcaaaagagctatgctgataGAAATAAACTCTTTATTTTACTTAAGGGGGGCTAA